The following proteins come from a genomic window of bacterium:
- a CDS encoding DUF3574 domain-containing protein, with protein MPRHFYITIALILTIASCSPSFHTGTRKEIVVEQLFFGRNLNGRQVVSDSAWTNFLAEVVTPLFPDGFTAWPATGQWRGASGLIEQEASFVLELVHPPSSIADSDITVIITTYKQRFQQEAVLRVIMPGRCSFGD; from the coding sequence ATGCCTCGACACTTCTACATCACGATTGCCCTGATACTCACTATCGCTTCATGTTCGCCGTCTTTCCACACCGGCACGCGCAAAGAAATTGTTGTCGAGCAGTTGTTTTTTGGCCGCAATCTGAACGGCCGTCAAGTCGTTTCCGATTCGGCTTGGACCAATTTTCTCGCTGAAGTTGTCACGCCATTATTTCCTGACGGATTCACGGCCTGGCCGGCTACGGGTCAATGGCGCGGAGCGAGCGGTCTGATTGAACAAGAGGCCAGTTTTGTTCTCGAATTGGTTCATCCACCTTCCTCAATCGCTGATTCGGACATCACCGTCATCATAACGACTTATAAGCAGCGCTTTCAGCAGGAAGCGGTGTTGCGAGTGATTATGCCGGGACGATGTTCTTTTGGAGATTGA
- the glgP gene encoding alpha-glucan family phosphorylase gives MNTTGNDYIKALNDVAHNLWWTWNQSAQLIFKELATQVWEESNHNAVAVLNSISPAELQARLGETDFKERVQEMLDDFDHYMHREKTWGSVNMPEFQEHPIAYFSPEFALHESLPIYSGGLGVLSGDHIKSASDLGIPLIGIGLFYRQGYFYQTLGVDGLQHEGYPINHPENLPLELVRDRHGKPVETFVEIGHSIVKLYAYKLNIGRITLYLMDSYHSDNEEHYRELTARTYGGDITTRICQEIVMGIGGVRLLKALGIQPAAYHMNEGHSAFLALELAREKMLEGRTIEEAFSWVKDHCVFTTHTPVPAGHDRFTLDLLHFAFANYSAILGIPVEKIMEYGRVHPQDEKETFCMTVFAIKMSRSTNAVSALHGDVTRNMWRELFPGRPVEQVPIHHITNGVHILGWMNSPTRKFWRKFLGEDWEYHIMQGDFWHRVADPSFIPDEAIWALRYNLRRLLIEFTRMRLKEQQRRVGVNGLKPFDSFLSPDVLTIGFSRRFATYKRAPLIFANLERSLRLFNDPDRPIQIIFAGKAHPKDDAGKALIKRIVELSKHPQLFGKVAFIENYDINVARYLISGADVWLNTPRRPLEASGTSGQKIAIHGGLNLSILDGWWREGYDGSNGFAIGNDDHPHDEHEQDRVDEANLYETIEKQLLPTFYNRDENNIPKEWINKIRRAMQTLIPRFNTDRMVAEYVNKMYKK, from the coding sequence ATGAACACGACTGGGAACGATTACATCAAAGCCCTTAACGACGTTGCGCATAATCTATGGTGGACGTGGAATCAAAGTGCACAACTAATTTTTAAAGAACTGGCAACCCAAGTTTGGGAAGAATCCAATCATAATGCCGTGGCGGTTTTAAATTCAATCTCGCCGGCCGAATTACAAGCGCGTCTCGGTGAAACCGATTTCAAAGAACGCGTTCAGGAAATGCTCGACGATTTTGATCATTACATGCACCGGGAAAAAACCTGGGGCAGTGTAAATATGCCGGAATTTCAGGAACATCCTATCGCCTATTTCAGCCCTGAATTTGCTTTGCATGAATCGTTGCCGATTTATTCAGGCGGGCTCGGCGTGCTGTCGGGCGATCATATTAAATCGGCCAGCGACCTTGGCATTCCGCTCATCGGTATCGGGCTCTTTTATCGGCAGGGATATTTTTATCAAACGCTCGGCGTCGACGGCCTGCAGCATGAAGGTTATCCGATCAATCATCCGGAAAATCTTCCTCTCGAATTGGTGCGTGACAGGCATGGCAAACCCGTCGAAACATTTGTCGAGATTGGCCACAGTATCGTCAAATTATACGCCTACAAGCTCAATATCGGCCGGATTACTTTGTATCTGATGGACAGTTATCACTCGGATAATGAAGAACATTACCGAGAGTTGACAGCCCGCACGTACGGCGGTGACATTACGACGCGCATTTGCCAGGAGATTGTCATGGGTATCGGCGGCGTAAGGCTTTTGAAAGCGTTGGGTATTCAGCCAGCCGCCTATCACATGAATGAAGGTCACAGCGCTTTTCTGGCTCTTGAGCTTGCTCGGGAAAAAATGCTCGAAGGCCGAACGATCGAAGAAGCATTTTCCTGGGTCAAAGATCATTGCGTTTTTACGACGCACACACCGGTTCCCGCCGGACACGACCGATTCACGCTCGATCTCTTGCATTTTGCATTTGCTAATTATAGCGCGATTCTCGGCATTCCTGTCGAAAAGATCATGGAATACGGCCGCGTTCATCCGCAGGATGAAAAAGAAACGTTTTGTATGACGGTGTTTGCGATTAAAATGTCTCGTTCAACCAATGCCGTCAGTGCACTCCACGGCGACGTCACCCGAAATATGTGGCGCGAACTTTTTCCCGGTCGTCCTGTCGAGCAAGTTCCGATCCACCATATCACCAACGGCGTACACATTCTTGGATGGATGAATTCGCCGACGCGAAAATTCTGGAGAAAATTTCTCGGTGAAGACTGGGAATATCACATCATGCAAGGCGATTTCTGGCATCGTGTGGCCGATCCAAGTTTTATTCCTGACGAAGCGATTTGGGCACTGCGATACAATTTGCGGAGGCTGCTGATCGAATTTACAAGAATGCGATTGAAAGAACAGCAGCGCCGTGTCGGTGTCAACGGGCTCAAGCCGTTTGATTCATTCTTGTCGCCGGATGTACTCACCATCGGTTTTTCACGCCGATTTGCGACGTATAAACGCGCCCCGTTGATTTTTGCCAATCTCGAACGTTCTCTCCGGCTCTTCAATGATCCCGACAGGCCGATCCAGATTATTTTCGCCGGCAAAGCGCATCCAAAAGACGACGCCGGTAAAGCTTTGATCAAGCGGATTGTAGAATTGAGTAAACATCCGCAATTATTCGGCAAAGTTGCTTTCATCGAAAACTACGATATTAATGTCGCGCGGTATCTGATTTCCGGTGCCGACGTGTGGCTGAATACGCCGCGCAGGCCGCTGGAAGCCAGCGGAACAAGCGGTCAAAAAATCGCTATTCACGGCGGATTGAATCTCAGTATTCTGGATGGCTGGTGGCGAGAAGGCTACGACGGCTCCAATGGTTTCGCTATCGGAAACGATGACCACCCGCACGATGAACATGAGCAAGATCGCGTGGATGAAGCGAATTTATACGAGACCATTGAAAAACAACTCTTGCCGACTTTTTACAATCGTGATGAAAATAATATCCCTAAGGAATGGATTAACAAAATCCGGCGCGCGATGCAGACACTTATTCCGCGCTTCAATACCGATCGCATGGTTGCAGAATACGTCAATAAAATGTATAAGAAATAA
- the hpnC gene encoding squalene synthase HpnC: protein MMTDIDNAYRYCRDLARRHYENFPVASLLIPRKKRKHFFALYAFMRTADDFADNTTLSLEQRLHLLMQWQRRLDACYQGDADEPIFIALRATVEELELPKAYLEALLNAFKVDLFKSRYQTFDELLEYCSMSANPVGRLVMHVLGYSRHPQFEMMAEASDAICTALQLVNHWQDLFIDLEKDRLYLPMEDMHRFGYSVDNWKQKLMNDAYFRLMAFQTDRAEFFFEKGKVLFEHLNFPERLEIKLIWLGGQRIIRKQRSAGYDMVHHRPVINWLDKFWMMSQLVRQRP from the coding sequence ATGATGACCGATATTGATAATGCGTATCGTTATTGCCGAGACCTGGCACGGCGGCATTATGAAAATTTTCCGGTCGCGTCGCTCCTGATTCCCCGAAAAAAACGCAAACATTTTTTTGCGTTGTATGCGTTTATGCGTACCGCGGATGATTTTGCCGATAATACGACATTATCGTTAGAACAGCGTCTTCATCTCCTTATGCAGTGGCAACGGCGTCTGGACGCGTGTTATCAAGGCGATGCCGACGAACCCATTTTTATTGCGCTCCGTGCGACGGTCGAGGAGCTTGAATTACCAAAGGCCTATTTAGAAGCATTGCTCAATGCGTTTAAAGTCGATCTCTTCAAAAGCCGTTACCAGACGTTTGATGAATTACTGGAATATTGCAGTATGTCGGCGAATCCGGTCGGAAGGCTGGTCATGCATGTGCTTGGTTACAGCCGGCATCCGCAATTTGAAATGATGGCGGAAGCATCGGATGCGATCTGCACGGCGCTTCAACTTGTGAATCATTGGCAGGATTTATTTATTGATTTAGAAAAAGATCGGTTGTATCTACCGATGGAGGACATGCATCGTTTCGGCTATTCGGTGGACAACTGGAAACAAAAATTAATGAACGATGCGTATTTCAGGCTGATGGCATTCCAAACTGACCGGGCGGAGTTTTTCTTCGAAAAAGGAAAGGTTTTGTTCGAACATTTAAATTTTCCGGAACGACTGGAAATTAAATTAATCTGGCTCGGTGGGCAACGGATCATACGCAAACAACGTTCGGCAGGATACGATATGGTGCACCATCGCCCGGTGATTAACTGGCTTGACAAATTCTGGATGATGTCGCAACTCGTGAGGCAAAGACCATGA
- a CDS encoding GNAT family N-acetyltransferase: MEPQMAGINDIPKLLNVIKELRPHLTDDEIKNLLPGMFKEGFQICYIGDAHEAYSFAGFRILTFLYSGKTLYVDDFATLPKYRNQRFAKTIFDRVKEIAVRENCDHFSLDSGFQRFDAYRFYLNNELRVESLHFGRKIKEFAR, translated from the coding sequence ATGGAACCACAGATGGCCGGCATCAATGACATACCTAAATTGCTCAATGTCATTAAGGAACTTCGTCCGCATTTGACTGACGACGAAATTAAGAATCTTCTCCCCGGAATGTTCAAGGAGGGTTTCCAAATTTGTTACATAGGCGACGCTCATGAAGCGTACTCATTTGCCGGTTTCCGTATACTCACGTTTCTCTACTCCGGAAAAACGCTTTACGTCGACGACTTTGCGACGTTGCCGAAATATCGAAACCAAAGATTCGCCAAAACCATTTTCGACCGGGTCAAAGAAATTGCTGTACGGGAGAATTGCGATCACTTTAGCCTCGATTCCGGTTTTCAAAGGTTTGATGCCTATCGATTTTATTTGAATAATGAATTACGGGTAGAATCCTTGCACTTTGGCCGCAAAATAAAGGAATTCGCGCGCTAA
- a CDS encoding phytoene/squalene synthase family protein, which translates to MIPEMAINDYVRKAGSSFYYPMLMLPREKRDALMTVYAFCRYTDDMVDNAAVLRQPYNPVEFLQHWRSELKSAIQGHSKYPFLNKLIQVARKFSIPFELFFELISGVELDLKKNRYSTFTELYDYCYKVASTVGLMCIRIMGKRSESVQAYAVHLGIAMQLTNIVRDVASDFQRNRIYLPIEEMSTYGISELNFNDRSNPEAFKKLIDDQCRRAREYYNSADQFYKNDQSYLLFPARAMQNIYFRLLQKIETSTHEILHRKIRLHFPEKFSILFNTWMEERRHGG; encoded by the coding sequence ATGATTCCTGAAATGGCGATCAACGATTATGTACGGAAAGCGGGCAGCAGTTTTTATTATCCCATGCTAATGCTGCCACGCGAGAAACGCGATGCGCTTATGACCGTGTATGCATTTTGCCGCTATACGGACGACATGGTCGATAACGCAGCCGTTTTACGGCAGCCCTATAATCCGGTTGAATTTCTGCAGCACTGGCGTTCCGAATTAAAATCGGCCATTCAAGGGCATTCCAAATATCCTTTTTTAAATAAACTGATTCAGGTTGCGCGTAAGTTTTCGATACCGTTTGAATTATTTTTTGAATTGATCAGCGGTGTGGAACTGGATTTGAAAAAAAACCGTTACTCAACGTTTACGGAATTATACGATTATTGCTATAAAGTCGCGAGCACCGTGGGTTTGATGTGTATCCGGATTATGGGCAAACGCAGCGAATCGGTGCAAGCGTACGCGGTTCATCTTGGCATCGCCATGCAATTAACCAATATCGTACGCGACGTTGCATCCGATTTTCAAAGAAACCGGATTTACTTACCCATAGAAGAAATGTCGACGTATGGAATTTCAGAATTGAATTTTAACGATCGGAGTAATCCTGAAGCATTCAAGAAACTGATTGACGATCAGTGCCGACGTGCGAGAGAATATTATAATTCGGCGGATCAATTTTATAAAAACGATCAGTCGTATTTGTTATTTCCGGCTCGGGCCATGCAAAATATTTATTTCCGATTACTTCAAAAAATTGAGACCAGCACTCACGAAATTCTGCACCGCAAGATTCGTTTACACTTTCCTGAAAAATTCAGCATTCTTTTCAACACATGGATGGAAGAACGTCGGCATGGCGGATAA
- the hpnE gene encoding hydroxysqualene dehydroxylase HpnE, with product MADKPTVAVIGGGVAGLAVASLMAKHGYCVTLLERKNRLGGRTYSFVDDVTGDTIDNGQHILMGCYDYTLRWLAEIGAIDKVTVLDKYYIPFAAPHEKLSPLRFSNWPSPLHLLIGILSYKNLSINDRWKLLKAGLSMRKPVRGQISVTEWLDQNGQSDRCKKYFWQPVCLAVMNEDMDTSSAGVFVTVLKEMFLRNRDASKFILSKVGLSELFVHPAMETILHNGGSIHCNEAVQSLSITDQRLSRIETKSGNRFGAEIFISAIPVWEVRKAIPDAIFSSELPKTSPIVSIYVWLDQAVLISKLFDGEFIGCIDTHIQWIFKKQNYLSITISDADEVVSWERDRIDATVRMELQALLNIRSEHIRHIQIIKEHKATFSVTVGGQFIRPGVLTSVENLYIAGDWIETGLPSTIESAVKSAYQCVEHIEKARKGTIC from the coding sequence ATGGCGGATAAACCGACCGTTGCAGTGATCGGAGGAGGAGTGGCCGGATTAGCCGTTGCCAGCCTGATGGCCAAACACGGGTATTGTGTAACCCTGCTTGAGCGTAAAAACAGGCTGGGAGGACGAACCTACTCGTTCGTCGATGACGTTACCGGAGATACTATCGACAATGGGCAACACATCCTGATGGGCTGTTACGATTATACGTTGCGGTGGCTAGCTGAAATTGGCGCTATTGATAAGGTCACCGTTTTGGATAAGTATTATATTCCTTTTGCGGCTCCTCATGAAAAATTATCGCCGCTTCGGTTTTCGAATTGGCCATCGCCATTGCATCTTCTGATCGGGATTTTGAGTTATAAAAACTTGTCTATTAACGACCGCTGGAAATTATTGAAGGCCGGATTGAGTATGCGGAAGCCGGTTCGCGGCCAGATATCGGTTACTGAATGGCTTGATCAAAACGGACAATCCGATCGTTGCAAAAAGTATTTCTGGCAGCCGGTTTGCCTCGCGGTGATGAATGAGGACATGGATACGTCATCGGCCGGAGTTTTTGTTACGGTTTTGAAGGAAATGTTTTTACGTAACCGCGATGCATCAAAATTTATATTATCCAAAGTTGGTTTGTCGGAATTATTCGTACATCCTGCGATGGAAACAATTCTCCATAACGGCGGATCGATTCACTGCAACGAAGCCGTTCAATCTTTATCGATAACCGATCAACGGCTTTCAAGAATTGAAACCAAAAGTGGAAACCGCTTTGGCGCAGAAATTTTTATTTCCGCAATTCCGGTGTGGGAGGTAAGAAAAGCAATTCCCGATGCGATTTTTTCTTCGGAGCTTCCGAAAACTTCACCGATTGTCTCGATTTACGTTTGGCTTGACCAAGCGGTTCTCATATCGAAACTCTTCGATGGCGAGTTTATAGGCTGCATCGATACGCATATCCAATGGATTTTTAAAAAACAAAATTATCTTTCGATTACGATCAGCGATGCCGATGAGGTTGTCTCGTGGGAACGCGATCGAATTGATGCGACAGTTCGCATGGAATTGCAGGCGTTGTTAAATATCAGATCGGAACACATACGCCACATTCAGATCATAAAAGAGCATAAAGCTACTTTTTCAGTGACTGTCGGCGGGCAATTTATCCGGCCGGGCGTTTTAACTTCGGTTGAAAATTTGTATATAGCCGGTGACTGGATTGAAACCGGATTGCCTTCGACCATTGAAAGCGCCGTGAAGAGCGCTTATCAGTGTGTTGAACACATTGAAAAAGCAAGAAAGGGTACGATATGTTGA
- a CDS encoding redoxin domain-containing protein, with translation MLKTGDDVSTLQFEDSDGKRYTSNELKHYKAIAIFFYPKDFTSICTAEVCHFRDRYNEIVQLGGASFGVSLDGDGQHREFEKAYRLPFKLVYDRGKVLGKLFGTLRLGGLLKHKRATFIIGSNGRILDVIHNELNAEIHADRFIEILKASK, from the coding sequence ATGTTGAAAACAGGAGATGATGTCTCGACTTTACAATTTGAAGATAGCGATGGTAAGCGATATACGTCGAACGAATTAAAACATTACAAAGCCATTGCGATCTTTTTTTATCCGAAAGATTTCACAAGCATATGTACGGCGGAGGTGTGTCATTTTCGCGATCGCTATAATGAAATTGTTCAATTAGGCGGAGCGTCATTCGGCGTGAGTTTAGACGGCGACGGCCAGCATCGTGAATTTGAAAAAGCTTACCGGTTGCCTTTCAAACTGGTCTATGATCGCGGTAAGGTTTTGGGAAAACTTTTTGGTACTTTGAGATTGGGCGGTTTATTAAAACACAAGCGAGCGACGTTTATCATCGGCAGCAACGGAAGAATTCTGGATGTCATTCACAATGAATTGAACGCGGAAATTCATGCTGACCGGTTTATTGAGATTTTGAAAGCGTCAAAATAA
- a CDS encoding DUF4256 domain-containing protein — MPNPKKKLSADQREELLKTLKNRFQKNMNRHKGLEWSAIQKKLEGNADKLWSLYEMEKTGGEPDVIGFDKKTNEYIFYDCSPESPKDRRSFCYDSEALESRKEHKPKNNVIDVAAGIGVELLSEEEYRELQKLGEFDTKTSSWIKTPSNIRKLGGALFCDRRYDHVFVYHNGAESYYAARGFRGLLKV, encoded by the coding sequence ATGCCGAATCCAAAAAAGAAATTGTCAGCTGATCAGCGTGAAGAACTGCTCAAAACATTAAAAAACCGTTTTCAGAAAAACATGAACCGACATAAAGGCCTTGAATGGTCTGCGATACAAAAAAAATTGGAAGGCAATGCGGACAAACTGTGGTCGCTTTATGAAATGGAAAAAACCGGCGGCGAACCGGATGTAATCGGTTTTGATAAAAAGACAAACGAATATATTTTTTATGATTGTTCGCCTGAAAGCCCTAAAGATCGCCGAAGTTTTTGTTACGACAGTGAAGCCCTGGAATCCAGAAAAGAACATAAACCAAAAAATAACGTTATCGATGTAGCGGCAGGCATAGGCGTTGAACTGTTATCGGAAGAAGAATATCGTGAACTGCAGAAATTAGGTGAATTTGACACCAAAACATCAAGCTGGATAAAAACGCCCTCCAATATCAGGAAGCTTGGCGGCGCACTCTTTTGTGATCGCCGATACGACCATGTTTTCGTTTATCATAACGGCGCCGAATCGTATTATGCCGCAAGAGGTTTTCGAGGATTGCTGAAAGTTTAA